The Roseococcus microcysteis genome contains a region encoding:
- a CDS encoding UbiH/UbiF/VisC/COQ6 family ubiquinone biosynthesis hydroxylase, producing MNQTLETEVAILGAGPVGATLAAALSARGVPCAILDAAPLPPMELQGFDGRAYAIALASRRVLEAAGIWDRLPTTPCPIEGIKVADGRIGERPSSLDLDFEAAEVADEPFGWMVEARALRVALNARLPELPGVQVFAPMTAEVARDADGATLTLRDGKRLRARLVVGAEGRNSPLRASAGIGSARHNYGQIGMVGAFAHEKPHDNRALELFLPAGPFAQLPLNDQHEFGTSHLPHASAFVLAESRGVAQRLLAMDDARFKRELQRRLGDWLGEIEPIGRRWSYPLTAMHALRYTAERMALAGDSAHGMHPIAGQGLNIGFRDVESLARLVGDAHAAGEDVGSQALLRRYQAERRPDALMMIGATHALEKLFGNDVGVVRLARRLGIAAVDRIPALKRAFARQAMGLPLRA from the coding sequence ATGAACCAGACGCTCGAAACCGAAGTCGCCATCCTGGGCGCCGGCCCCGTGGGGGCCACGCTCGCCGCCGCCCTCTCCGCCCGCGGCGTGCCCTGCGCCATCCTGGACGCGGCCCCGCTGCCGCCCATGGAATTGCAGGGTTTCGACGGGCGGGCCTATGCCATCGCGCTGGCCTCGCGCCGGGTGCTGGAGGCGGCGGGCATCTGGGACCGCCTGCCCACCACCCCTTGCCCCATCGAGGGCATCAAGGTGGCCGATGGGCGCATCGGCGAACGGCCCTCCTCGCTGGACCTCGACTTCGAGGCCGCCGAGGTCGCGGACGAACCCTTCGGCTGGATGGTGGAGGCGCGGGCCTTGCGCGTGGCGCTCAACGCCCGCCTGCCCGAGCTGCCCGGCGTGCAGGTCTTCGCGCCCATGACCGCCGAGGTGGCGCGCGACGCGGACGGCGCCACCCTCACCCTGCGCGACGGCAAGCGCCTGCGCGCGCGGCTGGTGGTGGGGGCGGAGGGCCGCAACTCGCCGCTGCGCGCCTCGGCCGGCATCGGAAGCGCGCGGCATAACTACGGGCAGATCGGCATGGTGGGCGCCTTCGCCCATGAGAAGCCGCACGACAACCGCGCGCTGGAACTCTTCCTCCCGGCCGGCCCCTTCGCGCAATTGCCGCTGAACGACCAGCACGAATTCGGCACCAGCCACCTGCCGCATGCCTCGGCCTTCGTGCTGGCCGAAAGCCGCGGCGTGGCGCAGCGCCTGCTGGCCATGGACGATGCCCGCTTCAAGCGCGAACTCCAGCGCCGCCTGGGTGACTGGCTGGGCGAGATCGAGCCCATCGGCCGCCGCTGGTCCTATCCGCTGACCGCCATGCACGCGCTGCGCTACACGGCCGAGCGCATGGCGCTGGCGGGGGATTCCGCCCATGGCATGCACCCCATCGCGGGGCAGGGGTTGAACATCGGCTTCCGCGACGTGGAATCCCTGGCCCGCCTGGTGGGCGACGCCCATGCCGCCGGCGAGGATGTGGGCAGCCAGGCCCTGCTGCGCCGCTACCAGGCCGAGCGCCGGCCGGATGCGCTGATGATGATCGGCGCGACCCATGCGCTGGAGAAGCTGTTCGGCAACGATGTGGGTGTGGTGCGGCTGGCGCGGCGCCTGGGCATCGCGGCGGTGGACCGCATCCCGGCGCTGAAGCGCGCCTTCGCGCGGCAGGCCATGGGGTTGCCCCTGCGCGCATGA